DNA from Schistocerca gregaria isolate iqSchGreg1 unplaced genomic scaffold, iqSchGreg1.2 ptg000994l, whole genome shotgun sequence:
TTATGCGGTGCATGTTCTTTGTTTAGATTTTTTTTTGGCTCCTGCTTCGTCTTAGTGGTCAAGACATTATAGTAAAGGTCCTCGATATTCGGCGTTCtaaatgaaaaagtgtttccgttaTCAGTTTCTAAGTGTATATGCCCTCTTTGTTTTTCTAAATGCTTAATTTTTTTGATGCATATCACTGTTTTCATTTTATGACATGATGAAGACCAGCACAAAAAGCTTGGGGATAAGATTATAATTCCTGGAAATTGTAGCATGTCGTTACAAAGCGATGGATAGTACTCGCTTACTGGATCTTCTGGTACCAAAAATCTATTATGGAAAGCTCTATTTTTCACAAATGCAGTTATAACTGCTTTACTGTTAAAATCGAATATGTTGTCAGTATGATCTTCAGGGTCCAGCTCTTTTTGCCATCTAGATAAGTTGAATGACCAAAGCTCTTCTAAAGTATTGAATGCACTGTCGCGTTCTGAGACCATAACGAACCAATAATTCATAGTAGTTGCCGAGTCCTTATCACCATCCTTCGCCTGCACTTCTTTTCTAATGACAAATTTAATCATGTTTGGTATAACGCCCAGCGTGCTTTCTTTGCTCATCAATGAAATATCCTTGAAGCTCCATATTATTTTTTTGTGCAGGGTATGCACACATATATGTGTTCCAGTTATATACAGAGTCGCTGGTCTAGGAGTTGGTTTGCCATCCATCCAAATTCCTCCTATGTAGTCTGAAGACAGATAGGTTAGTTAACATTAATCTCAATGTTGGTGAAACTTACTACATTGGCTATCCAAGGCATAAAAAACTATTTTTTGCATCTGACTGAAGTGATATTGTCCTTGGAGATGTATCAGACACACATATCGCGTGGTATAGCCGAATAAAAATTTGATAATTCGTGATTTTGTAATTTTCGTATAAAATATTATCTTACATGTTATTAACTTTTGACCATTAAGCAACGAATCAAATTCATTATGAAAATCTTCTATCTTTTGCTGCttcccttcttctccttcttcagtaATATGCCAACTCGTAACTAAAAAAAAAGTCAGCATTCGCTTTTTTGTATATCGCGTTCTACTATAAAAAATGTTGCATACTTTTTGAGATCATATACTTCAGAGCATCGGGACCTAGTTTTTCGTCAATTGATTTTGCCTTGGCAAGTAGACTCTCGTTCAATACTTTCCAGTGCTCATCAATGACTTCCTTTGTATCTCCCACTGCCACTAACATATTTCCTGATTCTAATTTTAGCAAGATTCTGACTAAATTTTAGCTTTGTGTACACTTTTCAATTGGTCCTATACTGTCATATTCTAGAATGCGCACCTGAAATTCTGAAAGCAGCCGCCAACGTTTGTAACCGAATTAATCATTGACATGGCCCTTGTGAagatattttttctgtattttagctTTATGAAGTATTGGTTTTCCGCGATAACAGCCCAAATAGGCGTAATATAGTAAGGTCTTGGTAATATCCACATAGCCCTAATTCTAAAGCATTTCACAATTTTGATTCGACTAATTTGGCCAGGCACTGTAATTTATTATAAGCAGttgcaactgaaaaaaaaatcattaatttacgtttattttgCTTTATCCCTCTATAAGATTACTGCTAGTTCGTCTTTGTGTAATCGTTTATCCTTGTGTGCTACCTTGTTGATCTACACATTTACTGGATACACATGCGCTTTGGATCTATGAGCAGTATTTTATTCGTTATTTCAGCTCTGCTCTCAGGTGCGTGGGCTTAGAAAACAATCAAATTTTTTCGCGCAGTTTGGACTAGCACATTTATCCTATTGTTGCGTCCACACCATACGCTGAaaattggttgaaggcatattaaaTCCCCTATATACAAAGATGTTTATTATTAAGAGATAGGCCGacgtaaaaactaatttttaaattatttgactAGAAACACTCAACCGGTGTTCGATCATACACTCGTTGAACTAGCTTTCCTTTTTGGTTAATTTTTTAAACTAATCGGCAAGCACATTTCCCCCTCTTTGCTTCAAAAAGAGATACATCCAATGATGGGCTTTGATTATAATACCTGAATTCTAATCTAAGTAAGCTTTCATCACAATATATGTTGTTGAATGCATGTCTTGCTTTTATCGGCTGACGTAAAGTGCCCAATTAAAGATTCTGAATATATCATATAACTTTTCTCATCAAGAGAGACTAATGAACATAATATTCAGAGTTTAACCTGTCATTTTCGTCGATT
Protein-coding regions in this window:
- the LOC126326570 gene encoding TBC1 domain family member 8-like isoform X1, which codes for MWILPRPYYITPIWAVIAENQYFIKLKYRKNIFTRAMSMINSVTNVGGCFQNFRILLKLESGNMLVAVGDTKEVIDEHWKVLNESLLAKAKSIDEKLGPDALKYMISKITSWHITEEGEEGKQQKIEDFHNEFDSLLNGQKLITYYIGGIWMDGKPTPRPATLYITGTHICVHTLHKKIIWSFKDISLMSKESTLGVIPNMIKFVIRKEVQAKDGDKDSATTMNYWFVMVSERDSAFNTLEELWSFNLSRWQKELDPEDHTDNIFDFNSKAVITAFVKNRAFHNRFLVPEDPVSEYYPSLCNDMLQFPGIIILSPSFLCWSSSCHKMKTVICIKKIKHLEKQRGHIHLETDNGNTFSFRTPNIEDLYYNVLTTKTKQEPKKNLNKEHAPHKRNPNGYKMYSQKENDSMYQKQQKEMQERWEKYFSNYGKGSSIIISENEFVYNVYCGIPDIYRGEIWTLSSGAIHKMDAYENKYPEYLASIDLEKNAVPICEIERDLYRSIPSHPYYDLSVKIPFVRLKNVLVAYISRNPSIGYCQGMNIIAATLLLYMSEEEAFWTLVSIVEEITPDYYDKQLFGSVVDQKVFSKLIRKRMPELYQHLKELKLPVSIISLPWFMKFMIDCVSWEVSLQCFDKILLLGTSAMFQLGLAMLYITQDQIILETEDHEKVLHILKTYPFESADFIEVISNNFRDLDPDTIKKMRNKEKAKILREMQRS
- the LOC126326570 gene encoding TBC1 domain family member 8B-like isoform X2, which produces MLVAVGDTKEVIDEHWKVLNESLLAKAKSIDEKLGPDALKYMISKITSWHITEEGEEGKQQKIEDFHNEFDSLLNGQKLITYYIGGIWMDGKPTPRPATLYITGTHICVHTLHKKIIWSFKDISLMSKESTLGVIPNMIKFVIRKEVQAKDGDKDSATTMNYWFVMVSERDSAFNTLEELWSFNLSRWQKELDPEDHTDNIFDFNSKAVITAFVKNRAFHNRFLVPEDPVSEYYPSLCNDMLQFPGIIILSPSFLCWSSSCHKMKTVICIKKIKHLEKQRGHIHLETDNGNTFSFRTPNIEDLYYNVLTTKTKQEPKKNLNKEHAPHKRNPNGYKMYSQKENDSMYQKQQKEMQERWEKYFSNYGKGSSIIISENEFVYNVYCGIPDIYRGEIWTLSSGAIHKMDAYENKYPEYLASIDLEKNAVPICEIERDLYRSIPSHPYYDLSVKIPFVRLKNVLVAYISRNPSIGYCQGMNIIAATLLLYMSEEEAFWTLVSIVEEITPDYYDKQLFGSVVDQKVFSKLIRKRMPELYQHLKELKLPVSIISLPWFMKFMIDCVSWEVSLQCFDKILLLGTSAMFQLGLAMLYITQDQIILETEDHEKVLHILKTYPFESADFIEVISNNFRDLDPDTIKKMRNKEKAKILREMQRS